One genomic segment of Candidatus Polarisedimenticolaceae bacterium includes these proteins:
- a CDS encoding glycosyltransferase, whose protein sequence is MPVFFKSSLRFPRGAAGRGAVTDLGSQGAKIVTDHALEHGEWIRIAWKPTLRDRQSMPEALRARDAIQARVVREIEGDTTDPALPYAYGVELPVSRLRRALAWFDLVLPWLGLILIVATAADVVWLRGNNLYYFWYHPLVNLYGILISSYILSRIALACFYRPPRDLGLRPPITVALSCKNEEGSIGKTLDCIFASDYPQDRLQVIAVDDGSTDGTWDALVRARERHPSLELIRFETNLGKRFGMAAAARRATGDFVVYVDSDSFVRRDALARIVQGFADPEVAAVCGHGKVANAGVNFLTKMQEVRYYVAFRIVKSAESLFSTVTCCSGCLAAYRRTRLLEVLDVWLAQSFLGRPATFGDDRSLTNFMLRRWRVIYDSTAVCSTIVPERLGQFFRQQLRWKKSWIRESLLASLFLWKRHPLAAFFFYLGVVFPLVSPAVVFVALVLPLAGLGQFSYLYIYGTTLMALLYGLVYLVRHKTSLWFYGLAFSIFYMLVLVWQTYYALVTVRRNHWGTR, encoded by the coding sequence ATGCCGGTGTTCTTCAAGTCGTCCCTCCGGTTCCCGCGGGGCGCGGCAGGACGCGGTGCCGTCACCGATCTCGGATCTCAGGGCGCGAAGATCGTGACCGACCACGCGCTCGAGCACGGCGAATGGATCCGGATCGCGTGGAAGCCGACGCTTCGCGACCGGCAGTCGATGCCGGAGGCGCTGCGCGCGCGCGATGCCATCCAGGCCCGCGTCGTCAGAGAGATCGAGGGCGACACCACCGATCCCGCGCTGCCGTACGCCTACGGCGTCGAGCTGCCGGTCTCACGCCTCCGTCGCGCGCTCGCCTGGTTCGACCTCGTGCTCCCGTGGCTGGGCCTCATTCTCATCGTGGCCACCGCGGCCGACGTGGTCTGGCTGCGCGGGAACAACCTCTACTACTTCTGGTACCACCCGCTGGTCAATCTCTACGGGATCCTCATCTCGAGCTACATCCTCTCGCGCATCGCGCTCGCGTGCTTCTACCGGCCCCCGCGCGATCTCGGCTTGCGTCCGCCGATCACCGTCGCGCTCTCGTGCAAGAACGAGGAAGGCTCGATCGGCAAGACGCTCGACTGCATCTTCGCGAGCGATTACCCGCAGGACCGGCTCCAGGTCATCGCGGTCGACGACGGTTCGACCGACGGAACCTGGGACGCGCTCGTTCGCGCCCGGGAGCGGCACCCGTCCCTCGAGCTGATCCGCTTCGAGACGAACCTCGGCAAGCGGTTCGGGATGGCCGCGGCCGCCAGGCGCGCGACCGGCGACTTCGTCGTGTACGTCGACTCCGACAGCTTCGTCCGTCGCGACGCGCTCGCCCGCATCGTTCAGGGCTTCGCCGATCCGGAGGTGGCCGCGGTCTGCGGGCACGGCAAGGTCGCGAACGCCGGCGTCAACTTCCTCACGAAGATGCAGGAGGTGCGCTACTACGTGGCGTTCCGGATCGTGAAATCCGCGGAGTCGCTCTTCTCGACGGTGACGTGCTGCTCGGGCTGCCTCGCGGCTTACCGACGCACGCGCCTTCTCGAGGTTCTGGACGTCTGGCTGGCGCAGTCGTTCCTCGGCCGCCCGGCGACCTTCGGCGACGACCGGAGCCTCACGAACTTCATGCTGCGCCGCTGGCGCGTCATCTACGACAGCACCGCGGTCTGCTCCACGATCGTGCCCGAACGGCTCGGACAGTTCTTCCGGCAGCAGCTCCGCTGGAAGAAGTCCTGGATTCGCGAGAGCCTCCTCGCGTCGCTGTTTCTGTGGAAGCGGCATCCGCTCGCCGCGTTCTTCTTCTACCTCGGCGTCGTCTTCCCGTTGGTCTCGCCGGCGGTCGTCTTCGTGGCTCTCGTTCTGCCGCTCGCCGGGCTCGGCCAGTTTTCGTACCTCTACATCTATGGAACGACCCTGATGGCCCTCCTCTACGGCTTGGTCTACCTCGTGCGCCACAAGACGAGCCTCTGGTTCTACGGACTCGCGTTCAGCATCTTCTACATGCTCGTGCTCGTCTGGCAGACCTACTACGCGCTCGTGACCGTGAGGCGGAACCATTGGGGGACCCGCTAG